A window of Verrucomicrobiia bacterium contains these coding sequences:
- the alr gene encoding alanine racemase, with amino-acid sequence MLLKDELRCWAEIDVKALRHNFRFIQNYIGRRVGIVPVIKANAYGHGLEHAALALSSEKVALFGVTDWREALLLRALRKSKSGFDTILLSPCLETDVPEVVRHQFIPVISTHREVKWFEKSVSKQKLAKPFPVHVKIDTGMGRVGAWHEEALVLLRQVVRSPHLRLAGIATHFASSDEDATFTNQQWQWFQRCLDQFCKEHPRSDLKIHAANSAAILKHPKTHADWVRPGLLLYGVSPVKGFQSNLKPVLQWKARVTLTKEIQTGRTLSYGATYRAKKKQRIAIVSAGYADGYPRSLSNRGHVMIQGKRCAILGRVTMDQMIVDTSSMQNVRIGEEVVLLGAGISAEKLAALTGTISYEIFCGIGCRVPRIRVN; translated from the coding sequence ATGTTATTAAAAGATGAGTTGCGTTGCTGGGCAGAGATTGACGTCAAGGCGTTGCGACACAACTTTCGTTTTATTCAGAATTATATTGGGCGAAGAGTTGGGATTGTGCCGGTCATTAAGGCAAACGCTTACGGTCATGGTTTGGAGCATGCGGCTTTAGCGTTATCATCGGAAAAAGTGGCTTTGTTTGGGGTAACCGATTGGCGTGAAGCTTTGCTTTTGCGAGCTTTGCGAAAATCGAAATCTGGTTTTGATACGATTTTATTGAGTCCTTGTTTGGAAACTGATGTGCCGGAGGTGGTGCGCCATCAATTCATTCCTGTGATTTCTACGCATCGTGAGGTGAAATGGTTTGAAAAAAGTGTTTCAAAACAAAAATTAGCAAAACCGTTTCCTGTGCATGTGAAAATAGACACGGGCATGGGACGAGTAGGGGCGTGGCATGAGGAGGCTTTGGTTTTGTTGCGACAAGTCGTTCGATCTCCACATTTGAGATTGGCGGGAATCGCAACGCATTTTGCCAGTTCGGATGAAGATGCGACTTTCACCAACCAACAATGGCAATGGTTCCAACGATGTTTGGATCAATTTTGCAAGGAGCATCCTCGGTCTGATTTGAAGATTCACGCGGCTAATAGCGCGGCAATTTTGAAACATCCTAAGACTCACGCCGATTGGGTTCGCCCGGGGCTTCTTTTGTATGGTGTTTCGCCTGTGAAAGGATTTCAAAGTAATCTCAAACCAGTTTTGCAATGGAAGGCGCGAGTCACTTTGACGAAAGAAATTCAGACGGGACGAACATTGAGTTACGGAGCGACTTATCGCGCAAAGAAGAAGCAGCGTATTGCGATTGTTTCTGCGGGTTATGCGGATGGCTATCCTCGTTCTTTATCGAATCGAGGTCATGTCATGATCCAAGGTAAACGTTGCGCGATTTTAGGGCGTGTGACGATGGATCAGATGATTGTGGATACGAGCTCGATGCAGAATGTTCGCATTGGAGAAGAGGTTGTTTTGTTGGGGGCGGGAATATCGGCAGAAAAATTAGCGGCGTTGACGGGAACGATTAGTTATGAAATTTTTTGTGGAATAGGCTGTCGCGTGCCGAGGATTAGGGTAAATTGA
- a CDS encoding RHS repeat protein codes for MVFIISSWAQKYDYDKAGRLVKVTYDSGKKIYYYYDKAGNLTSVRETKKSRRELRSQSKKNLSNK; via the coding sequence ATGGTATTTATTATCTCAAGTTGGGCGCAAAAGTATGATTATGATAAGGCAGGGCGTCTGGTAAAAGTTACTTACGATAGCGGTAAGAAAATTTATTATTATTATGATAAGGCTGGAAATTTAACCTCAGTCCGTGAAACCAAAAAATCGCGTCGCGAATTGCGTTCCCAATCTAAGAAAAATTTGTCGAATAAATAA
- a CDS encoding succinate dehydrogenase cytochrome b subunit yields the protein MKVLVRVLGSSLGKKYIMAITGFILYTFVVFHMLGNLQTFLGQETVNRYAHFLKSLPEILWPARLTLLAVTIIHIIVAIQLTIENRRARGNLAYSEKKSLGATLASRTMAVSGLIVFAFIVYHLLHFTVGITNPSLYALKDSLGQHDVYNMLVYSFQIPYISIFYIVGVGLLCLHLSHGIESMFHSMGIIKNSYHLPLRWFARIFAFLIFIGMSCIPIAVLMGIIQPAT from the coding sequence ATGAAAGTTTTAGTAAGAGTATTAGGTTCATCGCTAGGCAAAAAATATATCATGGCGATCACCGGTTTCATTCTTTACACATTTGTCGTCTTTCACATGCTCGGCAATCTCCAAACTTTTTTAGGACAAGAAACGGTAAATCGTTATGCTCATTTTTTAAAATCGCTGCCCGAAATATTGTGGCCAGCACGATTGACTCTCCTAGCGGTTACTATCATTCATATCATCGTAGCAATCCAGTTAACTATCGAAAATAGACGTGCGCGAGGTAACTTAGCTTATTCAGAAAAAAAATCTCTAGGCGCCACATTGGCTTCGCGAACGATGGCCGTTAGCGGATTAATTGTTTTTGCCTTTATTGTTTACCACCTTCTCCATTTCACCGTGGGCATTACCAATCCGAGCCTTTACGCATTAAAAGACTCCTTAGGACAACACGATGTTTACAATATGTTAGTTTACAGCTTTCAAATTCCTTACATTTCCATTTTTTATATTGTTGGCGTTGGACTGCTTTGTTTGCATTTGAGCCACGGCATTGAAAGCATGTTTCACTCGATGGGAATCATAAAAAACAGTTATCATCTTCCTTTACGCTGGTTTGCTCGCATTTTTGCGTTTCTTATTTTTATTGGGATGAGTTGTATTCCGATCGCCGTTTTAATGGGAATCATTCAACCCGCCACTTAA
- a CDS encoding fumarate reductase/succinate dehydrogenase flavoprotein subunit: MKFDSKTPSGPLAQKWDQYRRDVKLVSPNNKRKYEVIVVGTGLGGASAAATLAELGYNVKAFCFHDSPRRAHSIAAQGGINAAKNYQNDGDSIFRLFYDTIKGGDFRAREANVYRLAQVSVNIIDQCAAQGVPFAREYGGYLANRSFGGAQVSRTFYARGQTGQQLLLGAYSALSRQIGAGKVKMFPRHEMLDLVVVNGHAKGIVTRNLLTGKIFSHSADAVVLATGGYGNAYCLSTYARNSNATAIWRAYKKGACFANPCFTQIHPTCIPVSGDYQSKLTLMSESLRNDGRVWVPKKAGDKRPVQEIPEEERDYYLERKYPSYGNLAPRDIASRAAKQVCDEGRGVGDSGLGVYLDFSDAIQRLGEQTVRERYGNLFDIYHEITGENAYQNPMRIYPAIHYTMGGLWVDYNLMSNLPGLFVLGEANFSDHGANRLGASALMQGLADGYFVLPYTIGSYFANMTEKRPATDQAEFKKAESDIVQMTQQLLELRGKRTVSSFHRQLGKILWDHCGMARNKAGLEKGLQLVQELRAEFWNPNTGVNVPGENDDLNQSLEMAGRVADFLELGELLCRDALIREESCGGHFREEHQTPDGEALRDDEHFTHVAAWEFKGQNQPPERHEEPLTFETVKLAQRSYK; encoded by the coding sequence ATGAAATTCGATTCAAAAACTCCTTCCGGTCCGCTCGCTCAGAAATGGGATCAATATCGACGCGACGTAAAATTGGTCAGCCCCAATAATAAACGAAAATACGAAGTAATCGTAGTTGGCACGGGTTTAGGAGGCGCATCGGCTGCCGCAACATTGGCGGAGCTAGGTTACAATGTGAAAGCATTTTGCTTCCATGACAGTCCGCGTCGCGCTCATAGCATTGCAGCTCAAGGAGGCATTAATGCCGCAAAAAACTATCAAAATGATGGGGATAGTATTTTTCGACTTTTTTACGACACAATAAAAGGCGGCGATTTTCGTGCGCGTGAAGCTAACGTTTATCGTCTCGCTCAAGTCAGCGTCAACATCATCGATCAATGCGCAGCCCAAGGCGTTCCTTTTGCCCGGGAGTATGGAGGTTATCTCGCTAATCGCTCATTTGGTGGAGCGCAAGTTTCCCGCACTTTTTATGCCAGAGGACAAACCGGCCAACAACTTCTCCTAGGCGCTTACTCTGCACTCAGTCGGCAAATTGGGGCAGGAAAAGTGAAAATGTTTCCGCGCCATGAAATGCTCGACTTGGTAGTGGTTAACGGTCACGCCAAAGGCATCGTCACGCGCAATTTGTTAACGGGCAAAATTTTTTCTCACAGCGCTGATGCTGTTGTGTTAGCCACAGGCGGTTATGGTAATGCGTATTGCCTATCTACTTACGCTCGCAACTCCAACGCGACCGCCATATGGCGCGCTTATAAAAAGGGTGCTTGTTTCGCAAATCCTTGTTTCACACAGATTCATCCCACTTGCATTCCGGTATCAGGCGATTATCAATCCAAGCTCACGCTCATGTCCGAATCGTTGCGCAACGATGGCCGCGTTTGGGTACCAAAAAAAGCAGGCGATAAACGTCCCGTGCAAGAAATTCCAGAAGAAGAAAGAGATTATTATTTGGAACGAAAATATCCGAGCTACGGCAACCTAGCGCCTCGCGATATCGCCTCGCGCGCGGCGAAACAAGTATGCGACGAAGGTCGCGGCGTGGGAGACAGCGGATTAGGCGTTTATTTAGATTTTTCTGATGCCATTCAACGTCTGGGTGAGCAGACCGTTCGCGAACGCTATGGGAATCTCTTTGATATCTATCATGAAATCACCGGAGAAAATGCTTACCAAAACCCAATGCGCATTTATCCCGCAATCCATTACACTATGGGCGGTCTGTGGGTGGATTATAATTTGATGAGCAATTTGCCGGGACTCTTTGTTCTCGGGGAAGCCAATTTTTCAGATCATGGAGCAAATCGTTTAGGAGCAAGCGCTTTGATGCAGGGTTTAGCCGATGGCTATTTTGTTTTGCCTTACACTATCGGTAGTTATTTTGCGAACATGACGGAAAAGCGCCCTGCGACAGATCAAGCCGAATTTAAAAAAGCAGAGTCAGACATTGTCCAAATGACTCAACAACTCCTTGAGCTTCGCGGAAAGCGAACCGTGTCTTCTTTCCATCGCCAATTAGGAAAAATACTCTGGGATCATTGTGGAATGGCTCGCAATAAAGCTGGCTTGGAAAAAGGCCTACAACTCGTGCAAGAACTTCGCGCCGAATTTTGGAATCCCAATACGGGAGTTAATGTTCCCGGTGAAAACGATGATTTAAATCAGTCCCTGGAAATGGCAGGGCGTGTAGCCGACTTCTTAGAATTAGGCGAACTGCTTTGTCGCGATGCTTTAATTCGTGAAGAATCGTGTGGAGGCCATTTTCGTGAAGAACATCAAACTCCCGATGGCGAAGCTCTGCGCGACGATGAGCATTTTACCCACGTTGCAGCATGGGAATTTAAAGGCCAAAACCAACCACCCGAACGACACGAAGAACCTCTTACTTTTGAAACCGTAAAATTGGCGCAAAGGAGTTATAAATGA
- a CDS encoding succinate dehydrogenase/fumarate reductase iron-sulfur subunit, which yields MKLSLRVWRQKSAQAPGRFVTYEQGDLNPNMSFLEMLDVVNEKLISQGEEPIAFDHDCREGICGSCCLMINGEPHGPENLVASCQVYLRNFQDGEVITIEPFRARSFPVIKDLVIDRGAFDRIIQAGGFISASTGSAPDANSTPVAKMAAEAAFDAAACIGCGACVAACKNSSAMLFVSAKVSHLGLLPQGQPERYQRVLKMVAQMDHEGFGNCTNTYACEAACPKGISVNYIARMNRDYAIATMKNDN from the coding sequence ATGAAACTTTCATTAAGAGTCTGGCGACAAAAAAGCGCTCAAGCCCCCGGTCGCTTTGTTACTTATGAACAAGGCGATCTTAATCCGAACATGTCTTTTTTAGAAATGTTGGATGTGGTAAATGAAAAATTAATTTCTCAAGGTGAAGAGCCCATTGCTTTTGACCACGATTGTCGCGAAGGCATCTGCGGTAGCTGTTGTCTAATGATCAATGGCGAGCCTCACGGTCCAGAAAATCTAGTGGCAAGTTGCCAGGTTTATCTTCGCAATTTTCAAGATGGCGAAGTAATTACCATCGAACCGTTTCGCGCTCGCTCTTTCCCCGTTATTAAAGATCTTGTGATTGATCGCGGAGCTTTTGATCGCATTATTCAAGCCGGTGGTTTCATTTCCGCCTCCACCGGTTCTGCGCCCGATGCCAATTCCACTCCCGTTGCCAAAATGGCAGCAGAAGCCGCTTTTGATGCCGCCGCATGCATTGGTTGCGGAGCGTGTGTCGCTGCATGCAAAAACTCTTCTGCTATGCTTTTTGTTTCTGCCAAAGTTAGCCATCTCGGTTTATTGCCACAAGGCCAACCCGAACGTTATCAACGCGTTCTAAAAATGGTGGCACAAATGGATCATGAAGGTTTCGGTAATTGCACCAACACCTACGCTTGCGAAGCCGCTTGTCCTAAGGGAATTAGCGTGAACTATATCGCGCGAATGAATCGTGATTATGCCATCGCAACGATGAAAAATGATAACTAA
- a CDS encoding serine hydrolase — protein MTSYVWAASIVQVSQGVKAESALLVEARTGRVLFSRNIDEPLPPASTTKLMTALLTYEQTGLRGSVKVATQDTKVEPTKLSLVPGETVPVIGMVKSLLVGSANDCAMSLARYVGGGVVNFSAMMNRRAHELGCTRTTFKNPNGLPAQGQLTTARDLLKIFQAAISKPELRQMCQTKSFVIRTARGTQTVSNHNKLLGVFPGMGPAKTGWTYSSKHTYAASASRNGRELHLIILKSPNKWTDATLLFNYGFERLGQPGLVSVSR, from the coding sequence ATGACGAGTTATGTCTGGGCGGCTTCTATTGTGCAAGTCAGTCAAGGTGTAAAAGCCGAAAGCGCGCTTTTGGTCGAGGCGCGAACCGGGCGCGTTTTGTTTTCGCGCAATATTGATGAGCCCTTACCGCCCGCAAGCACAACAAAATTAATGACAGCGTTGTTGACTTATGAGCAAACCGGATTGCGAGGAAGTGTTAAAGTCGCAACGCAAGATACAAAAGTGGAGCCGACGAAATTATCTTTGGTGCCGGGTGAAACGGTTCCCGTAATAGGCATGGTGAAATCGCTTTTGGTGGGGTCGGCTAACGATTGTGCGATGTCGCTGGCGCGTTACGTGGGAGGTGGTGTGGTTAACTTTTCTGCTATGATGAACCGACGCGCACACGAGTTGGGCTGCACTCGAACGACTTTCAAAAATCCTAATGGATTGCCTGCTCAAGGGCAGTTGACCACTGCGCGTGATTTGCTGAAAATTTTTCAGGCTGCGATTAGTAAACCGGAATTAAGGCAGATGTGTCAGACGAAAAGTTTTGTTATTCGCACCGCTCGTGGCACGCAAACGGTGTCGAATCATAATAAATTATTGGGTGTTTTTCCGGGAATGGGACCTGCGAAAACGGGATGGACTTATAGTTCCAAGCATACTTATGCGGCTTCAGCTTCGCGTAATGGTCGTGAATTGCATCTCATTATTTTGAAAAGTCCAAATAAATGGACGGATGCCACGCTGCTTTTTAATTATGGTTTTGAAAGATTGGGACAACCAGGTCTTGTTTCAGTTAGCCGATAA
- the dprA gene encoding DNA-processing protein DprA: MTNAEAYVALNLLPGMGPVRVKRLLEAFQSPQMILASSSDSLQRVEGIGRELAETISHWENKVDLAHELNQIKKLGVTLVTLADADYPENLRNLYDPPLVLYVKGRFEAKDKKALSLIGSRSATYYGREMARKMGFQLTYAGFTVVSGLARGIDTASHEGALAAKGRTIAVLGCGIDQVYPPENRLLSEKIAESGAVISEFPIGTKPDRQTFPIRNRIVSGLGMGLVVIEAAKNSGALITARMALDQGRQVFAMPGRVDVPHSRGCHALIKQGAKLVESAEDVCADFEFFLPTPASEASPSPSDLSLEEQKIYEMLDQEPKPIDEIIENCGLPVATVSSTLLRLEVKKLAKSLPGKLFVKK, from the coding sequence ATGACCAATGCAGAAGCTTATGTAGCTTTGAATTTGCTCCCAGGCATGGGGCCAGTGCGCGTAAAGCGATTGCTCGAAGCCTTTCAATCACCACAAATGATTTTAGCCTCCTCCTCCGATTCATTGCAGCGCGTGGAAGGAATTGGTCGGGAGCTAGCGGAAACCATTTCGCACTGGGAAAATAAGGTGGATTTGGCGCATGAATTAAATCAGATTAAAAAATTGGGCGTAACACTTGTTACGTTAGCCGATGCCGATTATCCCGAAAACTTAAGAAATCTCTACGATCCTCCTTTGGTTTTGTATGTAAAAGGTCGATTCGAAGCAAAAGATAAAAAAGCATTATCTCTCATTGGCTCTAGAAGTGCGACTTATTATGGCAGAGAAATGGCCCGCAAAATGGGATTTCAATTAACTTATGCAGGTTTTACTGTGGTGAGCGGTTTAGCGCGCGGCATTGATACTGCTTCGCACGAAGGCGCGTTGGCGGCTAAGGGTAGAACTATTGCCGTGTTGGGTTGCGGCATTGATCAGGTTTATCCGCCCGAAAATCGTTTGCTCTCAGAAAAAATTGCTGAATCAGGGGCTGTGATATCGGAATTTCCGATTGGCACCAAGCCGGATCGACAAACGTTTCCCATTCGCAATCGAATTGTGAGCGGTCTCGGAATGGGACTTGTTGTTATCGAAGCGGCAAAAAATAGTGGCGCATTAATCACGGCTCGCATGGCGTTGGATCAAGGTCGACAGGTTTTTGCCATGCCAGGTCGCGTGGATGTGCCGCACTCGCGAGGATGCCATGCTTTAATTAAGCAAGGCGCTAAATTAGTCGAGTCAGCGGAAGATGTCTGCGCTGATTTTGAATTTTTCTTACCCACGCCGGCTTCAGAAGCCTCTCCTTCTCCATCCGATTTATCGTTAGAAGAGCAAAAAATTTATGAAATGTTAGACCAAGAACCTAAACCGATTGATGAGATCATTGAAAATTGTGGGTTGCCAGTTGCCACGGTCTCTTCTACGTTGCTGCGACTGGAAGTTAAAAAACTTGCTAAATCGCTTCCAGGAAAATTATTTGTTAAAAAATGA
- a CDS encoding DNA topoisomerase III, protein MKTLVIAEKPSVAADIAKALGKLPKKGDYFENDNYIISSAIGHVVTLFMPDDIDKKLRYWTLEALPILPKEFQLKPIEKTEDRFRLLEKLIKRKDVDQIINACDAGREGELIFRYILQLTGTEKPMKRLWLSSMTPTAIRDGFQHLRNGHELDNLANAAMCRSESDWLIGINGTRAFTRRLYGSKVRQLATVGRVQTPTLAILCEREQRIKDFKSKPYWEVEAHFEIQNGQYIGRWIDETFQKSDREEDADLRADRIWDEARAQAIRNQCEGKPGVISEEKKPSTQAPPLLYDLTSLQREANGRFGFSATRTLQIAQSLYEKRKMITYPRTDSRCLPEDYLTTVKNTLQSIAGTDSSLSTHAAKVLEQSWVKPNKRIFNNAKVSDHFAIIPTGQFASGLDENEAKLFDLIAKRFVAIFFPSAQFEITTRLTRVENEVFKTEGRILKDPGWLIVYGKEEQQEDVRVPAVVAQEMAQTLEVNVLSLVTRPPARFTEATLLTAMETAGKLLEDEELREAMKERGLGTPATRAAIIESLLAEAYIRREGRELIATAKGMALVELLRGIQMEALTSPAMTGEWEHKLRLMEQGQLSREKFMNEIVDLTKDIVHKAKTFDENQLGAKPLSAKSPVDGAAMVETYKNYQSVNGNFTIWKVISGRKIEPQEAITLIENRIIGPFDNFVSAKTKKTFSATLRLSSENKVEMVFDRTPIGADGQKLDLSTMTPIGKCPVCGSGIFETHLAYLCEKSVEEKPECTFKIGKKILSRDIELEQAKKLLETGKTDLLDKFWSQRTRRPFSAYLKLDEKGKVGFEFAPRPPKSPKNAGRSKTSKKKDEASSSE, encoded by the coding sequence ATGAAAACACTTGTGATCGCTGAAAAACCCAGTGTCGCGGCTGATATTGCCAAGGCACTAGGAAAACTTCCGAAAAAAGGGGATTATTTTGAAAATGATAATTATATCATTAGTTCCGCTATTGGCCATGTGGTCACACTTTTCATGCCGGACGATATTGATAAAAAATTGCGCTATTGGACTTTGGAGGCATTGCCGATTTTGCCTAAGGAATTTCAACTCAAGCCGATTGAAAAAACTGAAGATCGCTTCCGCCTTTTGGAAAAATTGATCAAACGCAAAGATGTGGATCAAATCATCAATGCTTGCGATGCAGGACGTGAAGGAGAACTCATTTTTCGTTACATTCTCCAGCTAACCGGAACGGAAAAGCCGATGAAGCGATTGTGGCTTTCTTCGATGACACCCACTGCCATTCGCGACGGCTTCCAACATCTTCGCAACGGACATGAACTTGACAATTTAGCAAATGCCGCGATGTGTCGCAGTGAATCGGATTGGCTCATTGGCATTAATGGCACACGCGCTTTCACGCGACGCCTTTACGGATCAAAAGTTCGACAACTCGCAACGGTGGGTCGGGTGCAAACGCCGACTTTAGCTATCTTGTGTGAACGCGAGCAACGCATTAAAGATTTTAAATCCAAACCGTATTGGGAAGTTGAAGCGCATTTTGAAATTCAAAATGGCCAATATATCGGACGGTGGATTGATGAAACATTCCAAAAAAGCGATCGCGAAGAAGACGCTGATTTGCGTGCGGATCGAATTTGGGATGAAGCGCGAGCGCAAGCGATCCGAAATCAATGCGAGGGAAAACCAGGCGTTATCAGCGAAGAAAAAAAACCATCCACTCAAGCGCCACCGCTACTATACGATCTTACCAGCTTGCAACGCGAAGCCAACGGTCGCTTTGGATTTTCTGCCACACGCACACTTCAAATTGCGCAAAGTCTCTACGAAAAACGTAAGATGATCACTTATCCACGAACGGATTCGCGTTGTTTGCCGGAAGATTATTTAACTACCGTAAAAAACACGCTGCAATCCATCGCGGGCACTGATAGCAGTTTATCCACTCATGCGGCTAAAGTTTTGGAACAAAGCTGGGTAAAACCAAACAAACGCATTTTTAATAATGCGAAAGTGTCAGATCACTTTGCTATTATTCCTACGGGTCAATTTGCAAGCGGCTTGGATGAAAATGAAGCAAAGTTATTTGATCTGATTGCCAAACGTTTTGTCGCCATCTTTTTTCCCTCAGCACAATTTGAAATCACCACTCGACTCACTCGCGTAGAAAATGAAGTATTTAAAACTGAAGGCAGAATTTTAAAAGATCCCGGCTGGTTAATTGTTTACGGCAAAGAAGAACAGCAAGAAGACGTTCGTGTGCCAGCCGTAGTGGCTCAAGAAATGGCGCAAACTCTCGAGGTTAATGTGCTTTCGCTCGTTACACGGCCTCCCGCTCGTTTTACAGAGGCCACTCTGTTAACAGCCATGGAAACAGCAGGAAAATTGCTCGAAGATGAAGAACTGCGCGAGGCCATGAAAGAACGAGGCTTGGGCACACCCGCAACACGCGCGGCCATCATTGAATCTTTACTCGCAGAAGCTTACATCCGGCGAGAAGGTCGGGAATTGATTGCCACGGCTAAAGGCATGGCCCTAGTGGAACTTTTGCGCGGCATTCAAATGGAGGCGCTAACTTCACCTGCTATGACAGGAGAATGGGAGCATAAATTGCGTTTGATGGAACAAGGACAATTATCGCGCGAAAAATTTATGAACGAGATTGTGGATCTCACGAAAGATATTGTTCATAAAGCCAAAACATTCGATGAAAATCAGCTTGGCGCCAAACCTCTTTCGGCGAAAAGTCCCGTCGATGGCGCTGCGATGGTTGAAACTTATAAAAATTATCAATCCGTCAACGGCAATTTTACGATTTGGAAAGTCATTTCCGGCCGAAAAATTGAACCGCAAGAAGCCATTACCTTGATTGAAAATCGCATCATCGGCCCTTTCGATAATTTCGTTAGCGCGAAAACGAAAAAAACATTTTCAGCAACGCTACGTCTATCCTCAGAAAATAAAGTGGAAATGGTTTTTGATCGCACGCCTATCGGTGCGGATGGCCAAAAATTGGATCTCTCAACAATGACCCCCATCGGAAAATGTCCCGTTTGCGGTTCTGGTATTTTTGAAACGCATCTGGCTTATCTTTGCGAAAAATCGGTGGAAGAAAAACCGGAGTGCACCTTCAAAATTGGTAAGAAAATTTTATCGCGCGATATTGAATTGGAGCAAGCCAAGAAACTTTTGGAAACTGGTAAAACGGATTTACTCGATAAATTCTGGTCTCAACGCACCCGTCGCCCTTTTTCGGCTTATCTCAAATTAGATGAGAAAGGAAAAGTAGGGTTCGAATTTGCACCACGACCACCCAAATCACCTAAAAATGCGGGGCGCTCAAAAACAAGTAAGAAAAAAGACGAAGCCTCTTCCTCAGAATAA
- a CDS encoding tyrosine recombinase XerC gives MLSSVTQDLQKPDEMGIAFLNYLEGVKGRASLTLKAYEAILLEAGIFFQKSWAHLTPEDAKRWLYELTRRGYARSHIRQHFSCLRSFYRFLMREKRVDHNPFLKISLPKLEKRLPQFLSEEQMNELLEAPLKMPQPKQAPQWIKLRDAALLEMAYSAGFRVSELVGLNVEDIDLVNETARVRGKGNKIRLCPLGAPACEALERYWTVCQHPRKGAVFWNKSRGGRLTVAAVGQLLKKYLLFCGLDRNISPHKLRHSFATHLLNRGADLRSVQEMLGHASLSTTQVYTHVSLERLRQSYDQAHPHAKEF, from the coding sequence ATGTTAAGTTCTGTCACACAGGATTTGCAAAAACCAGATGAAATGGGGATTGCATTTTTAAATTATCTGGAGGGTGTGAAAGGGCGGGCATCTCTTACTTTAAAAGCGTATGAAGCTATTTTGTTGGAAGCCGGAATTTTTTTTCAAAAATCTTGGGCACATTTAACGCCAGAAGATGCGAAGCGTTGGCTTTATGAGTTAACGCGTCGCGGTTATGCTCGCTCTCATATTCGCCAACATTTTTCGTGTTTGCGTTCGTTTTATCGTTTTCTGATGCGTGAAAAACGGGTGGATCACAATCCGTTCTTAAAAATCAGTTTGCCCAAATTAGAAAAGCGGTTGCCTCAGTTTTTAAGCGAAGAACAAATGAACGAGCTTCTTGAAGCCCCGCTCAAAATGCCGCAACCGAAGCAAGCCCCTCAGTGGATTAAATTGCGGGATGCCGCTTTATTAGAAATGGCTTATAGCGCTGGATTTCGAGTGAGTGAATTAGTCGGTTTAAATGTGGAAGATATCGATCTGGTTAACGAAACAGCTCGAGTGCGAGGCAAAGGGAATAAAATTCGGCTGTGCCCTTTAGGAGCGCCCGCTTGCGAGGCGTTGGAACGTTACTGGACAGTTTGCCAGCATCCCCGAAAAGGAGCTGTCTTTTGGAATAAAAGTCGTGGAGGTAGGCTCACGGTGGCAGCAGTGGGACAATTATTAAAAAAATATTTATTGTTTTGTGGTCTTGATAGAAATATTTCTCCGCACAAATTGCGACATAGTTTTGCAACACATTTATTAAATAGAGGGGCTGATTTGCGAAGTGTTCAAGAAATGTTGGGCCACGCCTCATTGTCCACCACGCAAGTTTATACTCATGTTTCTTTAGAGCGTTTGCGCCAGAGTTATGATCAAGCTCATCCGCATGCGAAGGAGTTTTAA